The window TCTTTGGATTAGGAATTTTATTACCTATATTTTATGATAGTTTCAAAAAAATGATTAGTTCTATTATTAGTGAATTTAAGTCAGTAATTAAAGGGAATTGAGTTGTTTATAAAAAAAGAAGTATAGAGTTAAATCTTTTTCTATGCTTCTTTTTTATGTAAATTTCTATTTAAAAGTTTACTTTCAGAAACATAAAAAAGAGTCCTGTATACAGGACTCTTTTACTTTTAGTTACAACAAAAAAAGCCAATCATGATATAATTGAATTGTCGAGAAACAACTATAATGAGAGGCTTTTTGCTTATAAACTTCTAATCACATAATAGCATAAAAAAAGTCTCTGTACTAGTTGTAAATACTAGGAACGAGGAGAAAAGTTATGACAAATACTATCAATTTAAAACAAGCTGAAAAAAATGCAAGATTGAGAGATATCGAGGATTCGAAGATCTTGTCAGAAGAAGAGATGTATTTAGCAAATGAACTTCAAGCAAAAGCTAATTCTTATGGTATGAAGCTAGTCCCAGAACGGAAAGTGAAGAATAAAGCTAAATTCGCTCAAATTATTCAAGAGAATTGGTTATATCTTATTCAGAATAATTATTTAAAAAACGAAGAAATTATGTTTTTAAACAAAATTATTGGTTTTATAGGGTTTCGATCTAACTGTATTGTTCATGATATTAATGCAAAAGAGCAGTTACCTATGACTCAAACTGAAATAGCAGAAAAAATAGGTTCTAGTAAAAATACAGTTAGTAGATTAATAAAACAATTAATTGAAAAGGGTCTAATTGGACGTTTTGAGTCGGGTAGAGATGGAATTAATGCTAGAATGTATGCACTGTACATAAATCCTAATGTGATTCTTTGTGGAGATCGAGACAATATTAATCAAACACTACAAACTATGTTTATAAGAAAACCAAAAGAATTGAAAAATTTACCTATAAAATTAGTGTAACCTGTATGAATTTCATACAGGTTTTTTTGTAACTTTCATAGTTATCGAATTCGATAACTAAAGTTATCGAATTCGATAACTATGAAAAATCTTGAAACCCTTGGTATTACTGTTTTTTTTCTACTTTTGTATGCTTGTCCCTTCTCACTCTCTATATAAATAGCTAAAAGTTCCGCAAGGAACGGGTCGTATTTTCTTTCGCTTTGCTACAGAAAATCTCCACCCTTTTCGCTTTGCTACATCCTTGCAAAACTTTTTTCGGCTCGAATTTGGATATCACCAAGCCGATACATCCAAAAGCAACTATTAGGGATCATCGGCTTGAATCTGCTATTATACGAGCCGAAACGCTAGTGATTCGATTTAAAATTTCACTTACCAAATTAATAGAATACGTTATATGTGGGGTTTCGCCCCCACACGACGAACCAGCCTCAACCCCAAAAGCAAACGAAAACCTTCATTTAAAACCGTTTATTTTGCTTTTTAAGCGCATACTTTTGTTTATACGATAAATAGTATTGTTTTAGGTTGTGATTCTTTAAAAGAGATTCTGAAGCGTCTGAATAGCATCTTGTATTTTGTTGTTACTTGTTTCTAAATTACAAATTTATATTTATTTAATACTGATTGATTTCTTTTAGTATTTTAAAGTAATGTTTGATTGCAATTTATTAAAAACATCATGTCCTCAGTGAGTACTCATATGGAGACATCAAGGGGACTTTGTGTACTCACTGAGTCTACATCTAGGGACATAATCGGGACAATTGGAAGGTTTTGTGTCGTCAGTGAGTCGACATCCTGGGAATTTTCGTGTACCCACGTTTAAGCTAGGCTCTGCCTAGTCCCAACCCCTAGTTGGGCCCAAAAACCCCTTATGCTCTTCTCTCTTTTTTGATTCGGAATTTCCAATTTTATAAAGCGGTTTATTTTTCAATTGAAATTTACTATGTTAAAAAACAAAAATGTAATTTTAGTTGTGGTTTGTTGCAAGGTTATTAGAAAACTTTTTGTGGCGCGGCCATGGTCTTCGCTATATGGATTAAATAATCATTTATTAAGAAGAAAATGAAGTATGACTTAGAGATGTGAAAAATTCCGTTATTTTTATATGACAGAAGGATATAAACCTTAGTAAAATGAATTAGTAAAAACCTAGGTTTTATACCTAGGTTTCAAGGTTGATTTTTTTGAAAATAACCCTTGATATTTAAAAAACTTAGGTTTTTATCTAGGTTTTAAAGGTGGGTAAAAAGATGGATAAAAGTGAAAACCTAGGTAAAGAAAAACCAGGTTATATAGCGATGACGGTTAAAGAAGTTGCACTGTGTGTGGATGAATCGCCAAATGTTATAAGAAATTGGATGAAAGAATTAAGGACGTATATTCCTTTGGAGAAAAATGAGTCGGGTTACAATGTTTTTAATGAAAAAGCTCTTGAGCAAATGAAGATAGTTAAACAATTACATCGAGAACAGAATTACTCAATAAAACAAATTGAACATTACTTTGCTACAGGTGGGGAAAGTATAAAGCCTGTACCTAGTAAGGAAGTTGGAGAAATTTTAGCTGAAGAATTAAAATCATTAAAAAATGAAGTTAGTAGACTTAGAGAATATAGTGAGAAACAAGAGGAATTTAATAAATTGTTAATTGAACAACTTCAAAAACAACAAGATTATATTGATAATAAGTTAGAGAAACGTGATCAGAAGTTACTTGAAACAATTAGAGAAGTACAAGAAACCAAATTATTAACGGCAGCTACAAAACCAAAAGGTTTTTTTGCGAAATTATTTGGAAAATGATTTTTTGAGATTGGGTAAAGAATTTATTATTAAAGATTTAAGGAGATAATTAGTATGAATAAAAAGGTGAAAAATTTTAAATATCTTATGATTATATTAGCGTGTATTGCAATTTTCGGTACAATTTCACCTAATGCATCTGATCCGAATGAAACATTAGCAGGTAAAATTTCAATTGCGATTTTTGGTATAGTAGGTACTTGTTTACTATTTTCTATAATGTATTATATTGTGAAAAAAGCTATTTTAAGAGGATAAGTTGTTACATTTCTAATGAAAAGGTAGAGGATATATGTTTTTAAAATCTTCATATTTTGAGTTTATTAATTTTATTATCCTGATTACAGTTATTTTAGTTCTGTGGAGATTAAAGGTATGGTCTAATAAAAAATATAATGTTCCTAAAGTATTCCAATGGTTCCCTAAAAGATGGGGGAAAAGAAAAATTTCTGAACAGTTTTTTCAATCAAAACTTGATATTGAAGGTAAAGGGATTTGGATTACTTATTATGCTGTAGATTTATATGTTGTAACTATCCCATTACAAGTGAAAAAATATAATACACTTTAATGTTCTGTTTTTTATTGAGAAGTTTTGAAATACGGTAAGTGAAATTATAGGTATAATTTTATGTGAATATTAAAGTTAAAAAGCTAATTTTCATAGAAAATTAGCTTTTTATTTATTGCTAACAATAAATAAAAAATGTATTTAGAAGGAATTGTGGTTGCCGTGCATGTGGAATCGCTGAGTCCTGGTGTTTATGCCGCGAAAGTTCCTTGACGATGAGGGTTCGGAGGCTCGTGGTTAAGGGAACCGTGGAATAAAAAGCGAGGACGGACCCCAGGATAGGGCAAAAACCAATGTCTTCGCCAAGATTCGTGGTTCTACTGTTAGAAAAAGGCGAATAAGAATATAGCATACATACAATAAGGGAATGCAGTATAGATCAGTCTACAAGCATTCCCTTGCTATTAAAATGTTGTTTTTTAAGTATACTTTTATTTACATAAAACATTGAGTTTTATTATATAAAATATTATATTCCAAAAAAGTATTGCTATTTTTGAAAGCGCTTACTATAATAAGGGTACAGAGATTCACAAAATCTTAATATAAGAATAAAGGAGGAAATAACATGGAAATCGCAATGGCAGTTTTAAAATTTGTAGGTGGAATCATTCCATTCGTACAAGAGCTTTTAAAAGCAGTAATGTAAGTTTATTATCCCGCAATTATTTATAAAAATTATCATACAAATGATCTGTATATCAAAGATGAATTGATGTGCAGATCATTTGTATGAGCAATGTTTAAAAAAGAAAAAGAATCCCAAAAGAAA of the Bacillus sp. DX3.1 genome contains:
- a CDS encoding DUF3967 domain-containing protein; its protein translation is MDKSENLGKEKPGYIAMTVKEVALCVDESPNVIRNWMKELRTYIPLEKNESGYNVFNEKALEQMKIVKQLHREQNYSIKQIEHYFATGGESIKPVPSKEVGEILAEELKSLKNEVSRLREYSEKQEEFNKLLIEQLQKQQDYIDNKLEKRDQKLLETIREVQETKLLTAATKPKGFFAKLFGK
- a CDS encoding replication/maintenance protein RepL is translated as MTNTINLKQAEKNARLRDIEDSKILSEEEMYLANELQAKANSYGMKLVPERKVKNKAKFAQIIQENWLYLIQNNYLKNEEIMFLNKIIGFIGFRSNCIVHDINAKEQLPMTQTEIAEKIGSSKNTVSRLIKQLIEKGLIGRFESGRDGINARMYALYINPNVILCGDRDNINQTLQTMFIRKPKELKNLPIKLV